The Suricata suricatta isolate VVHF042 chromosome 16, meerkat_22Aug2017_6uvM2_HiC, whole genome shotgun sequence genome contains the following window.
GGTAAACTCGAATTGGtcttgcctctcccctcccctcccctccctatttgtgagagagagagagagaggtagacaggatccaaaacaggctctgtgctgacagagagcccAGCTcgcggcttgaactcatgaactatgagatcatgacctaaactgaagtcggtcacttaactgagccactcagagacCCCTGAATTGGTCTTTTCTTGATcttcatttctctgcattttctaaCTTCCTTTCAGGTAGTTGAAATGTGCCGCATGATGGCATGGAGGCCCGTAAGGACCTTGCTTTAAAAGTTCATTCTCTGTCCCTGACGTGCCCAGTTCTCACGTGTGGGGGTCCTGCAAGGTGCTGCTTCAGGAGGGTCGGTTCTCCTTCGGAGCCACTCTGGGGGCTCTCGGCCCCCTGACATGTCGTCTGTTTTGGGCAGGGTATGCTGAGGGTGGGTGGTGAGAGGTGGGGGCGATGGGCCGAGACAGCCTGGCGCTCGGGCCTCGCTGGTAACGGCTGTGTCCCCTGTTTGAGTGCCTGTGGGCAAAGCCCCGCCGCCTGACCTGCCTTCCTCACCTGCAAGGTGGGCCGCACAGAGCACCGCCAGCCCGTCTCTGATGGGGCAGCTGAGGCTGGTGCGGTGCTGTGTGGGTGGTGTCCCCGTGGACTCAccctgctgggtggggagggacgggtgcagagctctggggaggaggagcagatgCCTTTCTTGCCCCCACCCTGTCTCCCACTGTGGGCTCAGATCTTTCCTGGAGGCGGGAGAGCAAGGCCCGCAGCACATGCACCCATTCACTGCTGCTTCGTCTTTTAGTACACAGCACCTGTGCGGGGCAGGTGTTTGACCCCTGCCTCacggataaggaaactgaggcccgctAGCTCCGAGCACATATGTATTGAGCAGATATTGTACAGGAATTGTGTGCTAGGCACCGTTGCGCATTGGAGATGCAGCAGTGACCAAACGTGGATTCTCATGGGGCCTGCATTCTGCTGGGCAGATTGGAGTTGCCCTGGGCgctgcacagagagggaaaggggctcGCTGGGTGTCCCACAGCATGGGCAGGACTGAAACCCAGCTGTTGGCTCCCAGGCCTGGGGCTTCACCTCCCCCTTCGCAGTGGCACTGTGGGAAGGAAGCCAACCACACACACCCTTGCCCAGCCTCTCCTgcaggacgaggaggaggagggaaggcggTGCTGGGGGTTCCTAGACTCCACCCCTGTTCACCTAAGGCCTTGCCTGCCCTGCgcaacgcccccccccccccccccgcgcaaGCGTAGGGGGATGGGTACCGAAACAGCCCTTTTGGTCCTTGGCAAGGGTGCTTCTGCCGGGGAGTCTAGCAGGCGCCCAGCACTGGCTGTGCCGCAGAGTGGGCCCCAGCTCTCTGGTGTCTGGCAGAGGAGCTTTTGGCCCCGGAAAGAGGGGGGATATTTTTGTCTCTGGGACCAGGGTCTAGAGGTCCATGTTGCTTCCGAGCCGCTTCTCCAGGATCCAAGTGACGGTTGCACGTTGTCAGGCTGTGGCAGGGTCACTGTGAGCCCTGCTGCCCACGCCTGGATGCCACCCGAGGAAAAAGAGGGCAGCTCTGTTGGTGCATCTTCATCAGCAAAGCAGCCTTTCTCCACAGCCCCGTGGTCCACCAGACCCGAGTCTGGCCCAGCTCCGCCCTGTGGACAAGGGAGGGCGCCCCAGCCCAGGGCATTTGGGCAGCAGGGAAGAGGGTGGCAGAGGTGTGGGGGCCGGGACAGCTGCGTGTGAGGTGGCGCTTGTGGGCTCTCCTGAGCTCCCGGGCCCTGCCTCAGAGCCTGCCCGTTGCTCAGCCCCACCCTGCCAAGTCCCCCAAGCTGGTGTCAGCCGTCTGTGCAGAGCTCCCCGCGGCCCAGAGGGCAGTGTATCCAGTGGGAAAGAATGAAAGCGAACGTTCTGTTGTACCCATTTATATACGTGAACTCACGGGTCCTTGATGTGGCCCCGTGAGGTAGGTATGGTCATCagtactcattttacagatggggtgaccaaggcacagagaggttgtgAGCTTGCCCAAGCTCGCACAGCTGGGAAGGGAGCAGGGTTTAAACCCAGGTAGTGGACTGCAAGGTCCATGCTATTGGCTGCGAGGATATTGGGGCCCACCCTGCCATGTGGGAGTGGtgtgagactcagtttccccctgTCAGGTGGGGATGGTAACACCTGCGTGGAGGGTCAGTGAGGAGAGTCTGAGAAGGTGGAGGGCTGGGTGGGGCATCAGGCGGAAGTCCACCTGAGCCCCTGGGTGGATGGCCCAGGCTGCTGGTTTTCCCACCTCTGGAATTTGGACTGTGCCCTCCAGGACTGTGACTTTACCTTTCTTTCAGCGGCTCTTACTGAGCCCTTGGCAGGGCCCAGGTCCTGTCCTGGCTGCTGGGGTGCAGCTATGGGTGAGACAATCATTGGCCTGCCCTCAGGGAACTCAGTCTGGGAAGGAAACAATATCCCAGTCCTGGGAGGTGGGTGCCGGGCAGGGCGGCCATGAGAGCACAAAAGAAGGTTCTAGAACCCAGACTGGAAGAGCAAGGAAGGTGTCCCACAGCATGTTAACGTTTCAGCTGAGACGTGAAAGGAGTAAGAGTGGTATACAGTGGGAGCCCAATAAATACTTTTCTTGACTAAATGAGAAATGTGTGCTACAGAGGGAGGGAGCCCTGTGGCCTCCAGCCTGGCCCTGTCTCGTCCCTCCAGGTGCTGGGGCTGCTGGTGTGGGCCCTGATTGCCGATACCCCGTACCACCTGTACCCAGCCTACGGCTGGGTAATGTTTGTTGCTGTCTTCCTCTGGCTGGTGACAATTGTCTTCTTCATCCTCTACCTGTTTCAGCTGCACATGAAGTTGTACATGGTGCCCTGGCCGCTGGTGGTGAGTCTAGGTGGGAGCGGGGGGTGCTTCCAGGCTGAGCCCTCTGCCTCGGGGAACTGCTGTGCCGGTAGGACCTTCCCTACCTGAGGAGTGGCTCGTGGGGGCTGGCCCTCAGCCAGCCTGCAGGACCGACAGGGGGAGGGGGTACACAGGCTTGGCTTTCTCCAGGTAGGGAATGGAAGTGAGCTCTTTGGAGAGCCCAGAGGCCATTTGGAATCTtggaagtatttttcttttttggggggcggTTGGGATTCCTGTGTTGCAGAGGGTCCCTCGGACTCTGGCCGCCCTGGGTCTAGAGGCTGGGCCGTCCGTCCGGAATTACCAGGGACAGGCCCCTCCAGCCCCGGAGAGGGTGGCGTCCCAGGCTGTCTCGGGTCTGGCTCCTCGGGACACAGAGCTGAGAGCGTCCCCAGGAAGGACCGCCgccagacacacacagagctgcCGGGCTTTTTTCTCTGACCCGGAAAACCCCTGCAGCTGGGGTCCGAGGCTTTCAGCGCCGCAGCGAGGCGAGAGAGGCACCTGATTGTAAGACAGGCGAGGCTGGGACTAGGCAGCATTGTTTGGAATTCAATGACTTTTTAAACCGAGGAAACGTGAGTCATCCTCAAGACAGAACGGGTTTGTTAGATCTTGACATCACTGGCAGGAGCCAGGCAGTGTTTGTGGCAGCCGCTGGGCTTGGAGGGAAGAGCCTGGGCTGAGGAGGGGGTGGCCCGACTTCCTGGCTTGGATCCAGCCCCTGCTCCGGGTCCTGGGAGCTTTGAAGAAAGAGATCTCCCGAGATGGCGAGGCCTCAGTGTCCCTGAGCACAGATCTGGGGCTCTGGCCACCGCTGTTGCTGGAAGGAGGCCCCTTTCCTGGGCTGGAGGGTCTTCTCTGCTCCTGGGCCCATTAGCACATAGGACAGGGAAGGCGTGACTGGATTGGGATCACCAGGGGGGCGTTTTCTGGGACAGGGGCCACCAGCCCCCTGCCGGGCCCCGGGCAAGATGAGTGAGTGAAGTTGATCAGGAGGGGTTCtggaacaccccccccccccaactcgtCTCTCCACAGGGAGCCACCTCTCCTCAGCTCCTACTGTTAGTGGGAGTACAGGCCCCCTGACACCAAATCTCGATATTTCTAAGATTGAAAGTTTTATACGAAATCTTCAGGTTTTCATATGAAATCTAATTTTACAATGctggtcatttttatttaaaataacccttattttttctaaatgttaatttcattattttgagaatgagcaAGCCAGCCAGTGAGcgaagggcaggaaggagaagggaataCTAAgtaggctctgatctgtcaacagagcccagtgtgtgagatcatgacctgagcgaaatcaagagtcagttgggCTCTTaaatgacggagccacccaggtgcccctagaatgttgataacttttttttaaatctgtaggtTGAACTAGACATGCCTGAGGGCCACTGGTGTGCAGTGTCTGCTGAGACTGCTTACTGGTCCCAGGGGCCAAGCATTCAGGAAATGGGACTCGGCCTGAATGTCAGCTGAGGGTCCTGCCTCTCAGTCTGGTCCACAACCCTGCTGGGTCCTGACCCTGGCATGGGACATGGGGGGCCTTGAGCCGAGGACATGGCCAAAAGGCAGACGTAGATTCCTCCCGCTGGGGGTAGAGAGGGATGTGGGGTCCTCCCAGGCCCAGCCTCTGGATCAAGGCCCGCAGTGGCAAGAGGGGGTTCCGAGCTTGTGCTGAGCTAACATGGAAGAGTGTGGGCTTGGAATTGTTGAGCCAGGACTTTCAGAGCTGGCCTTGATCTATTCAGTCTCCTGCCACTGGGAATGGGTTTTGCCTCTTGGGACTGCTGCTGCTCCTGACCAGATCACTGCAGGCCTCTGCAtcatgtcccctccccctctcagtcTTAGGCAGGTTTATGCTCAAATGGCCACCAGGCTGACCCCATATggacttcccttctcccttccagtGGGAAAGGCCCATGCCTTCCTTGCCCCCCAGCCCATCCTGGGTACTAAAGGCATGTGCTGTTGGGAACCAAGAGGTTCTGCATTTACTGGAAGAATCTTTAGTCTTAAgcctgttctccctccctcccagttaATGATATTTAACGTGGGCGCCACAGTTCTGTACATCACGGCCTTCATCACCTGCTCTGCCGCCGTGGAGCTGACGTCCCTGAAGGGCACCCGGCCGTACAACCAGCGAGCGGCTGCCTCTGTGAGTATGGTTCCCCGGGGCGCCTTGGCAGTTACGGGGGAGACGGGCCAGACCAAGTCCATGCCCGAGGACCACTCTCTGGCCTGCGCCCAGCACCTGCCCCTGCTGGTCACCATCTTAGGGGCTCAGGGCTCAGTCTTCCATAATGAGCAGGAAACCCCAAGGAACCAGAATGCTTGGGAAGTACTTGGTGGTCGTGAACGGAAGTTCTGGGTCAACTGCTGAACTTTGTTGTTAACCCAGGCGTCCCACACCGAGTGACGGTCACATGCCCCCTGGAGGACCTGCTAAAAACTGTCGACCCTTCTTGAAAGGGGAACTTCATGCAAAAACCTTTTGGTTTAAACCATTTGGGAGGATTTACAGGCTCTCTCATGAAGGCCCAGCTCGGGCTGTGGCCAGGGGAATACCAGTGACCCTGCCACTCCTGTCATACCTCACTCCACGGGGCCCCACACAGACATTTCCTCAGAGTGAGGAAGACAGGGACTACCAGTCCCTTTGGACAGgctaggaaactgaggctgagagaggtaaGCACACCGCAGGGAGGTCCACTGTAGGGCAGGAGCTAGACCAGAGCTTGGGTTTCCTCGCCCTTCCTGGGGAAGATGGTTTTGGAATCTGTGATAGAGACATGGAGCGTCTGAACTGATTCCAGACGATTCCTGGAATCGCAATGTCTTTTTCAAACAAAATCCCTGAGGTGTGTCTGAACTAGCTCCTACCCCTCTGTCCCTAGGAGCACATCCTCCCGTTGCCCTTCTCACAGCGGGATGTGCCTTGCCTATGTGGTTCTTAGTGGATTCCCCCATGTTATGTCATgttggcacccccccccccatacttGCTAAATGAGCGTGTGGCTAGATTGGAGTCAGTGTCCCGGTTAACGGAGGGGCACTGATCAAGCTTTTACTGCCTGCGTGGGTCTGAGGCGGGCGGTCCGGCACCAGGATCCctgtcacccctgccccccagtgcCATGCCGCACCCCCACTCAGCTTTGgtgtcttcttcctctttcagttctTTGCATGTTTAGTGATGATCGCTTACGGAGTGAGCGCTTTCTTCAGCTTCCAGGCCTGGCGGGGCGTGGGCAGCAATGCAGCCACCAGTCAGATGGCTGGCGGCTACGCCTAGGCCCCCACACCACCGCCCACCTTGGGGCGGCCTGCAAGCCCGAGGCCCAAGCCCTTCGTCGAGTCAGCCTGGCAGGGACTACGCTTGCTCCGCTCTGCTGCTCAGACTCGGGCTCACCCGGCTCTCCTAAGGAATCAGGATCCTTTCCCTGGTCTGGCCCAAGTCAGCAAGCGCCTGTGCTGTAAAGAGGCCCGTGGCTCGCACTGCCTGCCCATCCCCCGTATTTTGTGGAAGGTGACAGGGGATACGGGGCTCTCCGCTTCTTCTTTAGAAGACTCCTGTGTTCAAGGCTGGGGCCCAGTCTTCTCACCAACACTAAATCCACTAACGAGGACtccagccctgcagcccctggcCCACCGTAGAACAAGCCTAACACGCCAATCTGTTTACCTTAGTCTTTGTCCTGGGACCACAGAGCAAGCTCTTTGAAACCGGCCTCATTCCGTCAGCTGCAAGTTGGACtggaccctccctccctcaagcCACCGGCTGCTTCCGGGGAGACCTTCGTGGAAAGACGGTTAGATTTCTGACCGCGTGGTCCTCCTTCGCTGCATTTCAAACAGAGCAGTTTTTAAAGCAATCGGTTTTAAGCAACGTCTCCGTGATTAAAACCCTGGCCAGGTTTCCCTCCATCACCCAAGCCTTTGTAATGTTCCCTTTGGGAGCAGCTAACCGTGCCACCTGCTTCCCTGATGCTGTTGATTAGGCACCTGggacatggaggagggagggacacaagACCTTGCCTGGTAAGTTGTCTGTGCTTGGTGGTGGCTTGGTCCTCTtcgggttttttttggtttttttttttttttacaaaaataaagatggaaggTCCTATTTGGAAAA
Protein-coding sequences here:
- the PLLP gene encoding plasmolipin yields the protein MAEFPSKVSTRTSSPAQGAGASVSALRPDLGFVRSSLGALMLLQLVLGLLVWALIADTPYHLYPAYGWVMFVAVFLWLVTIVFFILYLFQLHMKLYMVPWPLVLMIFNVGATVLYITAFITCSAAVELTSLKGTRPYNQRAAASFFACLVMIAYGVSAFFSFQAWRGVGSNAATSQMAGGYA